The sequence TGTGCCAAATGCTTGGATGGAAGGAAAGACACTCTTTCTCAATCCAGGCTCCATTAGCCAACCACGAGGGACTATCAGAGAATGTCTCTATGCGCGTGTGGAGATTGATGACAGCTATTTCAAAGTAGACTTTTTGACACGTGACCATGAGGTTTATCCAGGCTTGTCCAAGGAGTTTGCTCGATGATTGCCAAGGAATTTGAAGCATTTTTATTGGAGCAGGAAGAGACTTTTCTTACCCCTGCTGAGAATCTAGCAGCTTTGATTGATACCCACAATGCTGACCATGCGATTTTAGTGCTGAGCCAAATCACCTATACCCGTATCCCTGTTGTGACCTTTGACAAACGCTTTGTCGGAACCATTGGTCTGAGAGACATTTTGGCTTATCAAATGGAGCAAGGTTTGACAGATGAGCAGATGGCAACGACAGATATCGTCAATATGACCAAGACGGATGTAGCGGTAGTAGCTCCAGACTATAACATCACTG comes from Streptococcus oralis and encodes:
- the cbpB gene encoding cyclic-di-AMP-binding protein CbpB, with translation MIAKEFEAFLLEQEETFLTPAENLAALIDTHNADHAILVLSQITYTRIPVVTFDKRFVGTIGLRDILAYQMEQGLTDEQMATTDIVNMTKTDVAVVAPDYNITEVLHKLVDEPFLPVVDDEGIFQGIITRKSILKAVNALLHDFSKEYEIRCK